The genomic window ACTTGCCACACCCATTCTGCCATCTTGCACACTTGGATCTAAATTTGACTCATTTAACTCATCGCCCTTTAATAACCCAGCATCTTTTAAAGCAAGTCCAGCCGCATGCACACTGTAACACGACACCTTACCAAGGCTTCTTAGCTGCTTTCTATCCCACTCTTGCGGATATTTGTAGTCTATAATTGGTGCAGCTAGGCGAGTGTTTAGATCTTTGCAGCTCTCCCACTCGCTCATGTATCTCACGGCGTTTTTGCCTTCAAGAAATTTAGCTCTCATCTCCTCCCAGCTGTTGCCAAAAGCACTGACTGCGCCGATACCTGTGACAAATACACGCATTAGCAAAGTCCTCCATTTACGCCGATAACCTGTCTTGTGATGTAGCTAGCATCACTGCTTAGTAAAAATTTAACCAGCCCTGCCACCTCATCTGCTTCGCCAGCTCTTTTTGCAGGTATGGCCTTTAGCACCTCATCTAAGAAGTCGCTATTTAAAATTTCTTCGCTCATATCTGTCTTTATAAGCCCTGGAGCTACGCAGTTTACTGTTATGCCTCTACTTGCAAGCTCGACTGCAAGGGCTTTGCTAGCTCCTATGATGCCAGCTTTGCTAGCCGAGTAGTTTACCTGACCTCTGTTGCCAATAACCCCTGAAACAGAGCTTAATGTCACTATCCTAGCTGGCTTTCTAGCCCTTATCATGGGCATTAGCGCTGGTCTTAGAACGTTGTAAAAGCCATTTAAATTTACATCTATCACGTCAAACCACTCTTCGTCACTCAGCCCACAAAAGGTATTATCCCTTGTTATGCCAGCGTTTAAAATAATGCCGTAATAAACGCCATTTGCCTCCATGTCAGCTTCTATCATCTCCTTAGCCGCAGAAGTATCAGCCACGTCAAATGTTAAAAATTTAGCCCCAAGCTCACTAGCCATCTTTAAAAGCTCATCGCTCTTACTTCTTGCGTGAAGCACCACTTCGTACTCGCTAGCAAGGCGCCTAGCTATGCTAGACCCTATGCCTCTACTTGATCCGGTTATCAATACTCTCTTACTCACTAAGTGCCTTTTTTACAAATTCTTCATCAGGGCTCATTACGTTTAAAACCGCCCTTGCGCCAGGCTCGCCATTTACAAAAAGCTCACTGTCATAAACGCCAAATCCACTCTCATCTTGGATCGAGCACTTTGAGACGATCACTATCTCATCACCTACTTTAAAATATGGCCTAAAAATTTCAAATTTTCTACTGCCTAGCAAAAAGCCAAATATCGCCTTCTCGCCCCTTAGCTCACGCATCTTTGAGTCATAAATACCAAGGCTTTGAGCCATCATCTCAATCGCTTTTTGCATGTAAAATTTCCCATCCTCCAAAAATGGAGTTTGCTCATTTATCACGCTTCTTACTTTGATACTCTCACAAGGTGTAAATTCTAAAATTTCATTGATCAGGGTTATGGCGCTACTGTGCGGCAAATAATCACTTATCATCATCTCACTCTTTTAAATATTATCGCGGCGTTATCTCCGCCAAAGGCAAAAGATAGTGACATCGCTGTTTTTACGTCGAATTTCGTGCCACTTTTTACTAAATTTATAGCTTCCAAACTCTCGTCATATGCTCCGTCGTAAACATGCGGTAGCAAGGCGCTATTTTCTTGCATGCAAAGCATCACGCAAATGGCGCTCTCGATGGCTCCAGCAGCTCCTAGCGTATGTCCGATTTGCGGCTTTAACGAGCTAGCATATGCGGAGCCAAGCGTTAAATTTACAGCTTTTGCCTCCATTTTGTCATTTGCTTGCGTGCCGGTGCCATGCAAATTTACATAGTCTACGCCTCTCATGTCAGCTTTTTTTAAAGCTTCTTCTATACAACAAATTGCCATTTTGGCACTAAAATCAGGCTGAGTCATATGAAAAGCGTCGCAGTTTGAGGCCGAGCCAGCGACCACGACGTTTGAAATTTCATCACGGCTCAGCAAAAACAGCCCAGCTCCCTCGCCTATATTTATGCCCTCTCTGTTTTTAGAAAAGGGTTCGCTTGGTTTTTGGCTTAAAATGCTAAGTGAGTTAAAGCCATTTATGGTTAAGGTGTTTAAACTATCGACACCGCCGCATATAACCGCATCGCAAATATCACTTTTTATTAGTCTTTGTGCCTCAATAATCGCCTTAACACCAGAAGTACAGGCAGTTGAAACGCAAAAACTTGGACCTTCTAGTCCATAAAATTCGCTCACAAATTCGGTCACATTTGCAAGACAGTTTCTGTCTATACCAAACTTACTTTTATCAAAAATTTCAGTTCTTATATACTCTTTAAAAGTCCAAAAATTTTCTTCAATTCCACTCGTTGTAGTGCCCAAAACAACACCTACACGGCTCTTACTAAATTTCCTGATAGCCTTTTTGACCTCATCATCTAACTCGAGAAGTGTATTTAAAAGTAAAGCATTGGTTCTTGTTTTAAAGTGTTCTTTTGTGTTCTTGGCAAACTCTGGTAGTGCCTTATCAAATTTTGCAACTAAAAATTTATTCTCAGGATGAAACTCACTGCTAAGGCCTAGAAATCTCTTTCCGCTTAAAAGCGAACTTAAATTCTCATCACTGCTGCTCCCTGCTGCACTGATAATGGCTGGTTTGCTAACGTAGATCAACACTTTCTACCTCATAATATTGATCATCTATCATAAATTTTTGCTCGCTTTTTTCATCTTTTATCATCTCTAGCACTTTTATAAAAAGTTCATTGTAGGCGCTATTTGGTGGCAAAAAACCTAAATTTTTAAAGCTACCATCTTTTAAAACTCGCCTAGCTTCTGGCGCGCCAAGTACATTTACAAGGCTAAATTTATACTCATTCTTGCTATTTTGCACGTAAAGCAAAAGTAGACCTTTTGATGAACTTACCTTAAATGTTTTCAAGTCAAAATCTGCCATCTGTGGTGCATCAAATTTCTTTGCGCATCCAAGAGCAAAAAGCGAAATAGCAAGGATTATGACTATTTTTTTTATAAGCAATCTTTACCTTTTAATGTTAAAAATTACAAAAGTTTAATAATTATATCTTTGCATTGCTTAAATGCAAGGCAAATAATAAATGAATTGTTAATAATTAAGTATTTTTTTGCCATTTCATCGTAGCTGGTAGTACCAAGATCGCTAAACGATAAATTTTTAAGCTTTAAAATTGCCTCTTTTGCAGTATAAATTTCATAAAATTTTTGCATTTTGTCTTTTGCATTTGCTAAAATTTTGCTCTCATCTTTTGTAAAGCAAAAGCTAGCTATAGCGTCAAAATTTCTCTGCTTTAGCTCTTCTACATCAACTCCGATCTTTTCTTTTGAAATGGCTAAAACTGCGATATTTTCTTTATGAGAAAGACAGATTTTACCTCGCATCTTTGCTTTAAATTTTAAGTAGCGAGATATTTTAAATGAGTTTTGTTTTATTAAATTTGGGTATTTTTTTACTCTTCTGCGATCTTTTTTATCTAGCATTTTTGGGCTAAATTTCTCACCGCAAAAGCTGATAAAAAGATGAATTTCACCCCTTTTTATAGGCATTTAATCTCTTTTTATAATTTTCATCAAACTCTAAGGCTTTTTCAAACTCAGCAGTAAATACTCTAAGACAATCATTTTTTTGCTGGTTTTCATCGCCAAATGATCTAATACGTGGTGTAAAAGTAATCTCATTTTTTCTAAAATCAGCCTCTTTTAGATCAAAGTTTAAATTGCTCATTTTGCTATTTAAGATATGCAAGGCACATTTTCTTGGTCCCAAGATAAAATTTTGCCCATTTAAGGGCTTTAGGCTTCTTACTAAAACGCCACCATAAAGTGATAGATCACTTTTAAAAGATATGTCAAAGCCAAAGTTGTGAAAGTAAATCTCTCCTGCCTCACACTGCCTTTTGTAGGTATTTGCGTCAAAACAAGTATAAATTTCAAGCTCACTAAATTTATACTCTTTGCCAGAAACAATTAAAACCTTACTTTGCATAAGCTCACATAGAAAGCTCTGAAATTTCTTATCGAAAAACTCTTTAAAACCAGCAGCCTCAACTATCTCTTGCTTTATATTTTTATCTAAATTTTTAAAGTTATTTTGTTTAAGCAGATCAAATTTTTCTTTATCAAAATGACTTTGCTCTAAAAATTTACTAAGCACCGCCACCAGATCAAATTTAGTAAAATGGCTTTTAAGCAGCTCGCCAGCTAGCATCTTTGCTCCTAAATTTTTTATATTTTAAAGGATTTGAGCTTTACAAGCTAATCTTTGATAAAATTTTACCAGCTGCCACTTGCTCCGCCTCCGCCAAAACCGCCTCCGCCGCCACTAAAGCCACCACCTCTTGAACTGCTTGAATGGCCACTGCCACTGCTATTTGAGTCTGATCTATCACGCCCGAAATCACTGTGTGTATTTTTGCTTTGAGCATTTTTTTTAAAGGCATTTTTTAAAATAATAAAAAATATTACAAACACAATAGCAAAGACAATGAAGTAATTTTGCACGCCAAAAAATTGCTCAAATACCGTAGATATCAGCCCTGCAAAACACGCACTAAAACCAACTCGCATAAAAAATTTACCTAAAAAGCCAGAGACAAAACACGAGATCATGCCAGCAAAAAAGGCAACTATTCCAAATGGTATCTCTTCATCTTCACTCACGTTTTCAAATTCTTCACCACTAGCTACTTTTATGATAGCTTTTGTGCCCTCTATGATGCCACCGCCCATATCTCCTTGCTTAAATTTAGGCACTATCACATCATTTATGATCTGGCTTGATATAGCATCAGTTAGCACACCTTCGAGTCCATAACCAACCTCTATACGCACTTTTCTCTCGTTTGGAGCGACTATTAAAAGCACTCCATTACTACTTTGTTTTTGTCCCAGCTTGTAGCCTCTAGCTACCTCAAGAGAGATATCTTCTATGCTTTTATTTTCTAGTGATTTAAGTGTCACGATAGCAATTTGTGTCGTACTATTTTGCTCGTAATTTTGCACCAAGCTTAAAAGCTCAGCCTTCTCATTTTTAGAGAAAATTTGAGCCTCGTCATTTATCTGCTCGTTAAAATTTATGGCAAAACAAAAGCAAAATGTAAAAAATAAAAGAGCAAAAATTTTCTTCATCATTTCTCAAATGAAACTTTTGGATTTATCTTCTCTTCGTTACTTATTTCAAGATTTTGTTTTGGCTTTAGCTCAGGATAAAAAACACTTGCTATAAATTTATTTGGAAAGCTTCTAAGGGCTACGTTATACTCTTTTACAGCTTCGATATAATCATGCATTGCTACGCTTATGCGGTTTTGCGTACCTTCAAGCTGACTCTGAAGAGATAAGAAATTTTGATTTGCTTTTAGCTCTGGATAGTTCTCGCTAACTGCCATAAGCCTACCAAGCGCCAAGCCAAATGAGCTTTGTGCTGTCATAAATTCTTTCATCTTAGCTTCATCGCTAAGACCACTTGCATCAACGCTTACTTGCATGCTCTTAC from Campylobacter concisus includes these protein-coding regions:
- the fabG gene encoding 3-oxoacyl-ACP reductase FabG; translation: MSKRVLITGSSRGIGSSIARRLASEYEVVLHARSKSDELLKMASELGAKFLTFDVADTSAAKEMIEADMEANGVYYGIILNAGITRDNTFCGLSDEEWFDVIDVNLNGFYNVLRPALMPMIRARKPARIVTLSSVSGVIGNRGQVNYSASKAGIIGASKALAVELASRGITVNCVAPGLIKTDMSEEILNSDFLDEVLKAIPAKRAGEADEVAGLVKFLLSSDASYITRQVIGVNGGLC
- a CDS encoding thioester dehydrase produces the protein MMISDYLPHSSAITLINEILEFTPCESIKVRSVINEQTPFLEDGKFYMQKAIEMMAQSLGIYDSKMRELRGEKAIFGFLLGSRKFEIFRPYFKVGDEIVIVSKCSIQDESGFGVYDSELFVNGEPGARAVLNVMSPDEEFVKKALSE
- a CDS encoding beta-ketoacyl synthase N-terminal-like domain-containing protein, producing the protein MLIYVSKPAIISAAGSSSDENLSSLLSGKRFLGLSSEFHPENKFLVAKFDKALPEFAKNTKEHFKTRTNALLLNTLLELDDEVKKAIRKFSKSRVGVVLGTTTSGIEENFWTFKEYIRTEIFDKSKFGIDRNCLANVTEFVSEFYGLEGPSFCVSTACTSGVKAIIEAQRLIKSDICDAVICGGVDSLNTLTINGFNSLSILSQKPSEPFSKNREGINIGEGAGLFLLSRDEISNVVVAGSASNCDAFHMTQPDFSAKMAICCIEEALKKADMRGVDYVNLHGTGTQANDKMEAKAVNLTLGSAYASSLKPQIGHTLGAAGAIESAICVMLCMQENSALLPHVYDGAYDESLEAINLVKSGTKFDVKTAMSLSFAFGGDNAAIIFKRVR
- a CDS encoding 4'-phosphopantetheinyl transferase family protein, translating into MPIKRGEIHLFISFCGEKFSPKMLDKKDRRRVKKYPNLIKQNSFKISRYLKFKAKMRGKICLSHKENIAVLAISKEKIGVDVEELKQRNFDAIASFCFTKDESKILANAKDKMQKFYEIYTAKEAILKLKNLSFSDLGTTSYDEMAKKYLIINNSFIICLAFKQCKDIIIKLL
- a CDS encoding ABC transporter substrate-binding protein: MLAGELLKSHFTKFDLVAVLSKFLEQSHFDKEKFDLLKQNNFKNLDKNIKQEIVEAAGFKEFFDKKFQSFLCELMQSKVLIVSGKEYKFSELEIYTCFDANTYKRQCEAGEIYFHNFGFDISFKSDLSLYGGVLVRSLKPLNGQNFILGPRKCALHILNSKMSNLNFDLKEADFRKNEITFTPRIRSFGDENQQKNDCLRVFTAEFEKALEFDENYKKRLNAYKKG
- a CDS encoding TPM domain-containing protein, which produces MKKIFALLFFTFCFCFAINFNEQINDEAQIFSKNEKAELLSLVQNYEQNSTTQIAIVTLKSLENKSIEDISLEVARGYKLGQKQSSNGVLLIVAPNERKVRIEVGYGLEGVLTDAISSQIINDVIVPKFKQGDMGGGIIEGTKAIIKVASGEEFENVSEDEEIPFGIVAFFAGMISCFVSGFLGKFFMRVGFSACFAGLISTVFEQFFGVQNYFIVFAIVFVIFFIILKNAFKKNAQSKNTHSDFGRDRSDSNSSGSGHSSSSRGGGFSGGGGGFGGGGASGSW
- a CDS encoding LemA family protein, whose product is MKNLIAVIIVIAALAFGAFKYINSFVALDENVNAKWSQVLNQYKRRAELVPNLVETVKGYAAHEQKIFEDVANARSKSMQVSVDASGLSDEAKMKEFMTAQSSFGLALGRLMAVSENYPELKANQNFLSLQSQLEGTQNRISVAMHDYIEAVKEYNVALRSFPNKFIASVFYPELKPKQNLEISNEEKINPKVSFEK